The Salvelinus sp. IW2-2015 unplaced genomic scaffold, ASM291031v2 Un_scaffold16588, whole genome shotgun sequence genome contains the following window.
CCTCAGGAGGGTGGTAATCACTGGGTACACTGTCTTGCACCAGCTCATCAGGGCTCTGGTCAGTGCCACCGCTGCTCAGACTACCCATGCTCATACTCATCTTGATCTCTGCCACTATCTGGTCAAtgtcctcctccgcctcctcccccGTCTCCCCCTCCACTATCACCTTACGGCCACGGTATGGAGACCGCGGTATGTGAACCACGGAGTTCCCATTGTCCTCCTCTGGGCCATAGTAGTCCCCAGTGTAGGCAACcccagctctctcctcctcctcctcttcttcctcctctgtggGTGGGGGGGACTCGTGCAGGACGGCGgcggggtgggggtggtggtcCAGGACATTGTAGATCTGTTCATCTGGATCCTGCTCCACCACCTCACAGCGCAcctcccccacctccacccctccttctccctccgcCCACTCCTCCACCGCCTCCTGGCACTCGTCTGTGTCGCCCGGGGGCTCAGCCCGGACGTGCTGCACGGTGCTGGCGGTGTAGTCAGCCTCGGCCTCGTTGCAGTCCATGCTGCCCTCCAGGTAGCTGTCATCCTCAGGGCAGTAGCGGATGTAGTAGGTGACGCCCTCGTCCTCCTCCGGCAGACCTTCATCATAGTCCTCCTCCTCTGAGGTGTTGTTCACATAGTCAGAGCTGGAGTCTCCGTCCAGGCTGTCAGCGTGATCATGACGGTGGCCGTGACAGCCTGCATGGTCGTGGTCATTGATGTGACTGTGGACGTGGCCGTGGTTATGGCAGTCTACGTCGTCGTGACTGTGACCGTGATCGTGACCGTGACAGTCTGCATGCTCGTGGCCATGGCACTCTGCATGGTCGTCGCTGTGACTGTGGTCATCATGGTCGTGGCAGTCTGGGTGATCGTGGTCAAGGCTGTGTTCATGCTCGTGTTCCGGCACAGGTATAGTAGGTGTGGCTGGCCGGCTGTCCGTCAGCTCTGGCTCCAGGCCCTGCTGGCGGCAGTAGtgaacctcctcctcctcctcctcctctcccggcCCCTCCTCATGCTCCTGGTCGTGCTGCTCTGGGGGGTAGGCGACGGGGCAGTGGGGCTGGACGGGGGGCACCACCATGCTGCAGCTGGAGCCGCTGGTCCCTGGCCTCTTCCTATGAGCCATCACTGGCGCTGGCTGCTTACAGGCCATGCATCTCAACTGTCCTCAGTCCTACAGAACGCAGAAAGACAGAACCACACCATTAGAGCTATACTGCCACAGTACAATCATCACAAacaacatttcaatgaaacacagTGCAGGAAGCTACAAAGATGAAACGTGTTGGAAGTGTTACGCACCCCCCCAGTGAGTGAGTCTTttagacagagtgagagagttaACCACTTTGTTTTCCTACTGTGAAACCCTGTTAGGGCCAATTAGAGATGCACTATGACTGACAGCTAGGAAGGAAAGGCCCGGTGGATGTTTAACTTTTCATCATCACATTCAAAACAAGACATAGTGAGGGAAGTGAGGGAACCAATAAAGGCTTTTACCCACCGCTCTAcgcaaaattacaaccaactaattgcatcATTAcctcaaaaatggaagaggcaagtggaagggggagaacgTAAGGAATTTGTCTGTCGGtgttaaagaccaaaattggttaaagaaaattgtgataaataaaaaagtataccagtttaatttaaggaccaaaaattgACCGCTGCGctatatagattgcaaaatagttggcaCATGGTTTaagaactgatacacaaaaccacgccggattcaaaacttagagtttttcaattaaaattattatacaaaattcttgcaatcaatataatgttatataaatgggggatacaaccatcccagctctgcagatttttctgcgaagagacagaatcattagatgatttgttttggtactgtccctttgtagcttgtttttggtcgcaggttcaggaatagctgaagaattgcaacatttacctggagctaactctgcgaatagcactgctgggtgatttgaaaagtcatagtcaatcgatcaataatataataatactcttagcaaaaatgtttatctttaatttacaatctgtagacacgatgagaatagaaaggttcagaacttttgtgaaacatcgcagcacagttgaaaatatattgcaaatagaaactggatggtgttcagagacagATGGCAGGGGTTGAGGgcagctgaaggatgggactaaaaacaaaccaaagataactattgtaatatatactgtgtccgtaaaatggaTATAGTAtttataagctggaagtagaaacctaagtgttgttgtccattagtttactccaattaggggaggggtggtagggttattttatatatatacagtggggagaacaagtatttgatacactgccgattttgcaggttttcctacttacaaagcatgtagaatttgtatgacataagtatttgatcacctaccaaccagtaagaattccggctctcacagacctgttagtttttctttaagaagccctcctgttctccactcattacctgtattaagctgcacctgtttgaactcgttacctgtataaaagacacctgtccacacactcaatcaaacagactccaacctctccacaatggccaagaccagagagctgtgtaaggacatcagggataaatggtagacctgcacaaggctgggatgggctacaggacaataggcaagcagcttggtgagaaggcaacaactgttggcgcattattagaaaatggaagaagttcaagatgacggtcattcatcctcggtctggggctccatgcaagatctcacctcgtggggcatcaataaatcagaggaaggtgagagatcagcccagaactacacggcaggacctggtcaatgactgaagagagctgggaccacagtctcaaagaaaaccatagtaacacactacgcgtcctggattaaaatcctgcacgcacgcaaggtccccctgctcaagccagcgcatgtccaggcccgtctgaattttgccaatgaccatctggatgatccagaggggaatgggagaaggtatgtggctgatgagacaaaaatagagcattttggtctaaactccactcgccgtgtttggaggagaagaaggatgagtacaacccaagaacaccatcccaaccatgaagcatggaggtggaaacatcattctttggggatgctttctgcaaaggggacaggacgactgtaCCGTATTGagtggagatggatggggccatgtatcgcgggatcttggccaacaacccccttcctcagtaagagcaatgaagatgggtcgtggctggtcttccagcatgacaacgacccgaaaacacacagccaggccaactaaggagtggtctccgtaagaagcatctcaaggtcctggagtggcctagccagctccagacctgaaccaatagaaaatctttgagggagctgaaagtccgtattgcccagcgacagccccgaacctgaaggatctggagaaggtctgtatggaggagtgggccaaaatccctgctgcagtgtgtgcaacctggtcaaagAACTACATTGACATTAAAACAAatcctctgtaattgcaaacaaaggtttctgtaccaaatattaagttctgcttttctgatgtatcaaatacttatgtcatgcaataaaatgcaaattaattacttaaaaatcatgcaATGTGATTTTCaaaatttttgttttagattccgtctctcacagttgaagtgtacctatgataaaaaattacagacctctacatgctttgtaagtaggaaaacctgcaaaatcggcagtgtatccaatacttgttctccccattgtgtatatatatatacagtgtggacacacctactcattcaagggtttttcttaatttttaagaCAATTGTAGAatataagtgaagacatcaaaactatgaaataacacatggaatcatgttgtaaccaaaaaagtgttaaaaaattcgaaatatattttatatttgagattcttcaaagtagacaccctttgccttgatgacagctttgcacacgcttgggattctctcaaccagcttcatgaggtagtcacctggaatgcatttcaattaacaggtgtgccttaaaagttaatttgtggaatttctttccttcttaatgcgtttgagccattgTGTTGTgacgtgacaaggtaggggtggtataaagagATGGTATTTTACCgaatagggctaagtccatattatggcaagaacagctcaaataagcaaagagaaacaacagtccatcattactttaagacatgaaggtcagtcaatacggaacatttcaagaacatttacagttacttcaagtgcagtcgcaaaaaccagcaagcgatatgatgaaactggcccgcatgaggaccgccacaggaaaggaagatccagagttacctctgctgcagaggataagttcaataaagttaactgcacctcagattgcagcccaaataaatgcttcacagagttcaagtaacagacacatctcaacatcaactgttcaggccttcatggtcgaattgctgcaaagaaaacactactaaaggacaccaataataagaagagacttgcttgggccaagaaacagaagcaatggacattagacaggtggaaatYtttcctttggtctgatgagtccaactttgagatttttggttccaaccgttttgtctttgtgagacagttggagagtaggtgaacggatgattaaTTATGGGCAGTGAGAGAGAGtatgtgaacagatgatctctgcatgtgtggttccctctGTGAAGCatagaagaggaggtgtgatggtgtgggggtgctttgctggtgacactgtctgttatttattagaattcaaggcacacttaaccagcatggcgaccacagcattctgcagcgatacaccatctggtttgcgcttagtgggactagcatttgtttttcaatgacccaaatgacccaaaacacacctaccggctgtgtaagggctatttgaccaagaaggagagtgacggagtgctgcatcagatgacctgccctctACGATCACCCAActtcaacccaaatgagatggtttgggatgagttgtaccgcagattgaaggaaaagaggccaacaagtgctcagcatatgtgggatctccttcaagaatgttggaaaaccattcctcgtgaagctggttgagagaatgccaagagtgtgcaaagctgtcatcaaggcaaatctAGCTCCAGGAGTCCCCAGCATATTACAGCTAGCATTGTAGAAGCATTGATCTCACTATGGGAACACAGCTCCAAACAACCATCATGGGCACCTCACTGTGGTAAAGATCAGGAGAACTAGTCTGACAAAACAAACAGGCTGTGCATACCTCTAAGTTAGGTCTAACTCCTCCTaacatagcatcaatgcctttacAAATGGCTGATGCACATTGATTCCCCTGCTGAACAcaaatgcctctctctctttctctcaacctgCGAATGGACACAGGATCTCTTCACCACTGAAAGACCTGATCAATTACTGCTATTGAGGCAGACAGGTTCTCGAGTAGCTTACCCACACCCACAATTAAGTGCTTACTTAGCACTACTGCATTAGGCTTGACACAATACAGAACTCTGCTCAATACAGCGCTTTGCATTGAGTTGTGTTTGGCCTGCGGACAAACGCCTGAGGCAAGAGAATGAAACAAAGAGGGAGCCTGCCTTTACCTTAAGCTAATTGGACTTTGACAGTCATACAATCAATACTCAAATGGAGGTCATCTCTACACAGAGGCCTGTGAATATTCACTCSTAGATCGGGAGAGACTGGCGAGATGTTCAGTCTCCCAGAGTATCTGGACTGGTATTGATCTGCACACCGCAGGGTGGAGAATGGCTCGCCTGGGAGATTGGGATCATTCTCCTAATTCAGATAGCTCGAATCATTGTTAGGGTGCGGCCACGAGGCGAGTGGGGAGAGATTATGTTGGGGTATTTCTGGTGCTCCTGCACGTAGGGCACTAAACAAATTCAACAATCTCATTAAAAAGCTATCAAACAGCGAAGGGATGGTATAAATCACGTGAGAAGCCATTAATagaggacgcacacacacacacacacagacacacacacacacgcacacaaggcTGTGAAGACGCGTGCTGGCACAAAACATTAGATGAGTAATACAATACTGCGATTTAAAGAGAGGGTGACCTGGTGTCccactttctctcctcctctcctctatgttCCTTCCACCTGTCTCATCTCCACCAGTTGCCACTAACAACTGGCTGCTCTCTGAGGGGCTTTTGTTGTTcctttcccctcttctccctctcactgCCTATAATTACGCTTTCCATCACAGGTGATTGCAACGGCTAATTACCCCCACTCCagccctctccccatctccctgttTGTCAGGAGGCTGTGTCTGGGGGGTGGACAAGGTATAGCTCCAGAAGCACACATTCACAGTCACAACCCACATTATGGCCATTCATTCAGGTGACTGACTCGGAGTAATACTGCTGATGCTGTTGCTAGACAAAGAGGCAGTTCACTGGAAAGTCTATGGGGAGAGCAAGTTCAAACACATGGGGAACACATGATTCCCCATTCAACCCAGCGTTCTATCGTTATAGTGGGTACAATAAGAGATGTGATAACGACACATTCTGTATATATCTGACTGGCAGAGACTCATAAAGAGCAATAATAATAAGGCATGGAGGAACTATATTTAActttaggctcccgagtggcgtagttaaataaaggttcaatttaataataataatagtaaatatGTCCTACCTCTGTCTCTGGTCCTGAGCAGTAGTAGTGTTGAAGAGGGCCAGGTGTGTAGTGATACAGGCGTATAGCCCTGCCTTACCCCGTCCCCCACcagctgctctcctcctccctgccccCCCTATTCTTTCCAGCATCCTCTTGCAGCCAGCCCAGCCACTCCCAATGGGCAATTATTGGTAGCTAAGAGTAACTGCCTCCTATGGGTACCAATGACCTTTCACCTCCTCTTTGTTTGCTTCTGAATAAATCCACCACAGGACCCCTGGATAAATCTGTTGACTGAGTGTTTCTACCAAGAGTGTGTATGTTTTTCCTCTCCTTCAATGTATTCTGTCTACCTGGATCTATTTTGTATGTgcagagtgtctgtgtgtctacctACCTCTCAATAGAATTTCTGAGGTGTGAATCCTTCAATCCTCCCAGTCCCCAAATAGCTTTCCCAAATTCTGCTTTGTTTGGGCTGAGCCGTATGAATTACAGACGTTTGACAGCTTTTATTGAATTTGAATACATTACCATGTGAATGACGGCCTATCACAACAAATACATTAGAAATCCGTCCTACCTGTTCAGGGCAATTTGTATTCTGTCCTCTGGTATACCCctaattcaaaatgaaatataACGCAGAACGATCTACATACCGTTCAACCTTTTTCCCCATAGACTACTCCTCTCACAGAGATGTCATCCCCTGAACGACACATAACCGTGTCGATGTGAATCCAGACACCAGCCAGGTCCACATGCCTATTGTGTCCAAGTCCCAAGTCCCCCTCATCTGATTGCAGTAAAACATGTGACAGGCCTGACGACTAAACCCTGGTACAAATCAATGTTGGTCCTTTTTAAACAAGCAGCCTTAATTAGAATAGTGACAATGAGCGTCACAGTGAGGAAATGACTGGAAAGCGCATAAAAACAGCACGACCGTACAATGGAGAAGTTTCCCCCCTTGTGCTTCCTATAATTAGGACATTCTAATATGTATGTCAAGAGAGGAATATCAAAGTGGCTT
Protein-coding sequences here:
- the LOC112080923 gene encoding amyloid-beta A4 precursor protein-binding family A member 2-like; translated protein: MACKQPAPVMAHRKRPGTSGSSCSMVVPPVQPHCPVAYPPEQHDQEHEEGPGEEEEEEEVHYCRQQGLEPELTDSRPATPTIPVPEHEHEHSLDHDHPDCHDHDDHSHSDDHAECHGHEHADCHGHDHGHSHDDVDCHNHGHVHSHINDHDHAGCHGHRHDHADSLDGDSSSDYVNNTSEEEDYDEGLPEEDEGVTYYIRYCPEDDSYLEGSMDCNEAEADYTASTVQHVRAEPPGDTDECQEAVEEWAEGEGGVEVGEVRCEVVEQDPDEQIYNVLDHHPHPAAVLHESPPPTEEEEEEEEERAGVAYTGDYYGPEEDNGNSVVHIPRSPYRGRKVIVEGETGEEAEEDIDQIVAEIKMSMSMGSLSSGGTDQSPDELVQDSVPSDYHPPEAHAKPEPAPYTPXPHRHDSRPKSLNLPSTRHNNPELQRGFKVRSRTPEERQQWAQEQ